From Aspergillus chevalieri M1 DNA, chromosome 4, nearly complete sequence, a single genomic window includes:
- a CDS encoding OSTA/TMEM184 family protein (COG:T;~EggNog:ENOG410PGVN;~InterPro:IPR005178;~PFAM:PF03619;~TransMembrane:6 (o31-54i66-88o100-118i161-180o200-221i233-256o)), whose protein sequence is MEHAVGNRNDIWSTTMAASAPGGTGSSLARAVVIVSGVSSLVASLLSLVSIWLQTKNYRKPLLQRYVVRILLMVPIYAASSWTSIVSLTASQFLDPIRDVYEAFTIYTFFQLLINFLGGERALIIMTHGRPPVQHAWPLNHVFPKVDISDPHTFLAVKRGILQYTWLKPILALASIIMKATGTYQEGYLGLTSGYLWTGLVYNVSVTLSLYSLAMFWVCLHDDLKPFRPVPKFLCVKLIIFASYWQGFFLSILQWLGALSNGVAGYTPDNLAAAIQDTLICFEMPIFAISHWYAFSWHDYADKSISAARLPVIYALRDAFGPRDLIEDTKMTLRGENYEYRLFDSGDNIIPHAESASRVKRVMDGMRYERGGKGKYWIPRPGEVNSRTPLLAGETSSGRDRRSSTLERFRAYGELEESTLDDEDERLFTKARALEFGDWNYPVITANEVPRDQRLGYPRPYQSYQSLRSSGQSSQSSEPVKKARKHRKSRAGSDATHGTEGHRSPKNFKAPQKKSSLGETGALQREASSTSHGSRRGQLVDLVVENREAEEQERVHAQKTLGSAWAGPERRHFERVSDHTAEEPPDVETPPNVESEQPNVESMGTTRWEDSPDEEPPKGPAWAYGPLEEENVWDK, encoded by the exons ATGGAGCACGCGGTCGGGAACCGCAACGACATTTGGTCGACAACGATGGCTGCCAGCGCCCCCGGTGGCACGGGCTCGAGCCTGGCTAGAGCGGTGGTGATAGTGTCTGGTGTCTCGTCTTTGGTAGCTTCATTGCTTTCTTTGGT GTCCATATGGCTTCAAAC GAAAAACTATCGAAAACCGTTACTCCAGCGATACGTCGTTCGCATATTATTGAT GGTCCCGATATATGCGGCATCTTCTTGGACCAGTATCGTATCCCTAACGGCCTCTCAATTTCTGGATCCCATTCGCGATGTCTACGAG GCGTTCACGATCTATACCTTCTTCCAACTCCTTATCAACTTCCTCGGCGGTGAAAGAGCCCTAATCATAATGACACACGGCCGTCCGCCTGTTCAGCATGCCTGGCCCCTAAACCACGTTTTCCCTAAAGTCGATATCTCGGACCCCCACACATTCTTGGCTGTAAAACGAGGCATCCTCCAGTATACATGGCTGAAACCGATTCTGGCCCTCGCTTCCATCATCATGAAGGCAACAGGTACCTACCAGGAAGGCTATTTGGGTTTGACATCAGGTTACCTGTGGACGGGATTAGTGTATAATGTCAGCGTTACTCTAAGTCTTTATTCATTGGCGATGTTCTGGGTTTGCCTACACGACGACCTAAAACCGTTCCGACCCGTTCCCAAGTTTCTTTGCGTGAAGCTTATTATTTTTGCTTCTTACTGGCAAGGATTCTTCTTGTCGATTCTCCAATGGCTTGGAGCCTTGTCCAACGGGGTTGCAGGTtacacaccagacaaccttGCCGCCGCCATCCAGGACACTCTGATATGCTTCGAAATGCCGATTTTTGCAATCAGCCACTGGTATGCATTTTCATGGCATGACTATGCGGACAAGTCTATTTCTGCCGCTCGGTTACCGGTCATATACGCCCTTCGAGATGCGTTTGGACCCCGAGATCTTATCGAAGATACAAAGATGACTCTCCGGGGCGAAAATTATGAGTATCGGTTATTCGATTCCGGAGATAACATTATTCCTCACGCGGAGTCAGCCTCCCGTGTTAAACGGGTGATGGATGGCATGCGGTATGAGCGTGGAGGAAAGGGAAAATACTGGATTCCACGGCCAGGAGAGGTTAATAGTCGGACGCCGTTACTTGCTGGAGAGACATCGAGCGGCCGGGACAGAAGAAGCAGCACGTTGGAGCGCTTTCGCGCCTACGGTGAGCTCGAAGAGTCTACActggacgatgaagatgaacgCCTATTTACCAAGGCTCGGGCCTTGGAGTTTGGGGATTGGAAT TACCCTGTGATTACTGCTAATGAGGTCCCACGAGACCAACGTCTTGGATATCCAAGGCCGTAccagagctaccagagcCTGCGTTCATCTGGGCAGAGTTCCCAGTCATCTGAACCCGTCAAGAAGGCCCGAAAACACCGGAAAAGCCGGGCTGGTAGTGATGCCACGCACGGAACTGAAGGACACCGTAGCCCTAAGAACTTCAAGGCTCCTCAAAAGAAAAGCTCTTTAGGAGAAACTGGCGCTCTGCAGCGGGAAGCTAGCAGCACATCCCATGGCTCTCGTCGCGGGCAATTGGTTGACTTGGTCGTGGAAAATCGTGAAGCTGAGGAGCAAGAAAGAGTGCATGCTCAGAAAACGCTTGGGTCTGCCTGGGCTGGCCCCGAACGGAGGCATTTTGA ACGTGTATCTGACCACACCGCAGAAGAACCGCCCGACGTTGAAACACCGCCAAATGTAGAAAGCGAACAGCCAAATGTTGAGAGTATGGGCACAACCCGATGGGAGGATAGTCCCGATGAAGAGCCGCCTAAAGGGCCGGCTTGGGCTTATGGGCCACTGGAGGAAGAAAATGTCTGGGATAAATAG
- a CDS encoding uncharacterized protein (COG:G;~EggNog:ENOG410QDYM;~InterPro:IPR020846,IPR011701,IPR036259;~PFAM:PF07690;~TransMembrane:11 (o61-80i101-120o140-164i185-204o216-236i295-318o330-353i374-395o401-421i449-467o473-495i);~go_function: GO:0022857 - transmembrane transporter activity [Evidence IEA];~go_process: GO:0055085 - transmembrane transport [Evidence IEA]), with the protein MDNVPNKHASVPEKHPQGPYNAARKTALDHLEHSTANERIILTESNCYESLGFCFPSWKKWMILSVIFLVQTSMNFNTSLYSNGVGGISEEFGISEQAARCGAMIYLITYAFGCELWAPWSEELGRKPILQLSMFLTNVWQLPVALAPNFATIMVGRAFGGLSLAGGSVTLGMVADMWEADTQQYAVACVVFSSVAGSVIGPLVGGFVEAFLPWRWTIWIQLIFGGFVQIIHLLFVPETRTSIMLDRLAKKKRKENSVLNVYGPNEIQSWTERFSLHEIMITWIRPFKMLMTEPIVLTLSLLSGFSDALIFMFIQSFALVYEQWNFSTVAVGLSFIPILVGYIIAWLSFFPIIRKNNLQRQQNPNDEHMQYESRLWWLLYTAPCLPIGLIGFAWTSSGPPLHWMGTMVFSAIVGIANYSIYMTTIDYMVCAYGPYSASATGGNGFSRDLLAGVLTIPATPFFTNIGGKRHLEYASTILFCISVPLVVSVYVIYWYGPTLRKRSPFAQQLSDARIEGNASRRASSTAFAGSRTQSRKNSLA; encoded by the exons ATGGACAACGTACCTAACAAGCATGCCTCTGTCCCGGAAAAGCACCCACAGGGCCCCTATAATGCCGCAAGAAAAACCGCACTCGATCACCTTGAACACTCGACAGCCAACGAGCGCATCATTCTCACCGAATCGAATTGCTACGAGTCACTGGGCTTTTGTTTTCCCAGCTGGAAAAAATGGATGATTCTTTCGGTCATTTTCCTTGTCCAGACCTCGATGAACTTCAACACGAGCTTGTATTCAAACGGCGTTGGTGGAATATCTGAGGAATTTGGCATCAGTGAACAGGCCGCTCGCTGCGGTGCAATGATTTACCTGATCACCTATGCTTTCGGCTGTGAACTGTGGGCGCCTTGGAGTGAGGAACTGGGCCGGAAGCCCATTCTGCAACTCAGCATGTTCCTTACCAATGTCTGGCAACTGCCTGTTGCCCTTGCACCAAATTTTGCCACTATCATGGTTGGCCGAGCCTTTGGTGGTCTCAGTTTGGCTGGTGGTTCCGTTACATTGGGTATGGTGGCAGATATGTGGGAGGCAGATACCCAACAATATGCTGTGGCTTGTGTGGTGTTCTCATCGGTTGCGGGCTCAGTCATTGGGCCTTTGGTAGGAGGCTTTGTTGAAGCCTTCCTGCCCTGGAGGTGGACCATCTGGATCCAACTTATCTTTGGTGGATTTGTCCAGATTATTCATCTCCTGTTTGTCCCTGAAACCCGGACCTCTATCATGCTCGATAGGCTCGCCAAGAAAAAGCGAAAGGAGAACAGTGTCCTCAATGTCTATGGCCCTAATGAAATTCAGTCCTGGACTGAACGGTTCTCGTTGCATGAAATCATGATCACCTGGATTCGCCCTTTTAAAATGCTGATGACCGAGCCGATCGTGTTGACCCTCTCCTTATTGAGTGGTTTCAGCGATGCGCTAATCTTCATGTTCATCCAATCCTTTGCCTTAGTCTATGAGCAGTGGAATTTCAGCACCGTCGCCGTGGGTCTCTCCTTCATCCCCATCCTGGTGGGATACATTATCGCCTGgctttccttcttccccaTCATCCGGAAGAACAACCTGCAGAGGCAACAAAATCCCAACGATGAGCATATGCAATATGAGTCCCGGCTCTGGTGGCTGCTTTACACCGCGCCTTGCCTTCCTATCGGGTTGATCGGCTTTGCATGGACTAGTTCCGGGCCTCCCCTTCACTGGATGGGAACTATGGTGTTTTCAGCCATTGTTGGTATTGCGAACTATAGTATCTACATGACTACCATTGACTACATGGTTTGCGCATATGGGCCTTACTCTGCATCGGCTACGGGTGGAAATGGATTCTCCCGTGACCTGCTTGCTGGTGTTCTCACCATACCTGCCACACCGTTCTTTACCA ACATTGGCGGAAAACGTCATCTCGAATACGCATCTACCATTCTCT TCTGCATTTCCGTCCCCCTCGTGGTTTCCGTGTACGTAATTTACTGGTACGGACCAACACTTCGAAAGCGCTCGCCATTCGCCCAGCAACTGTCCGATGCACGCATAGAAGGCAACGCTAGCCGTCGGGCTTCTTCTACGGCATTTGCTGGATCGAGGACGCAGTCAAGGAAGAATAGTCTTGCTTAG